The following proteins are co-located in the Brevinematales bacterium genome:
- a CDS encoding DUF433 domain-containing protein, with protein sequence MNYRERIVSSPDIMVGKPVIKGTRLTVEHILTRMSEGMTIGELIEAYPNLTKDDILAALAYSADVIGKEEMLVP encoded by the coding sequence ATGAATTACAGGGAAAGAATTGTATCCAGTCCCGATATTATGGTAGGCAAGCCGGTTATCAAGGGCACCCGCCTGACGGTGGAACATATACTGACCCGGATGTCCGAGGGAATGACCATCGGGGAATTGATTGAGGCTTATCCCAACCTGACTAAGGACGATATCCTCGCGGCTCTCGCCTATTCCGCGGACGTGATCGGAAAGGAGGAGATGCTTGTCCCTTAA
- a CDS encoding GNAT family N-acetyltransferase has protein sequence MKIRKAGLESLAVLTRMNKELREDEHIDNYMTDVELAERMRGFLCDNSGYEAYLFIEDRDTVGYALVFLNEEPIYIRQFYVCRNARRRGYGTEGIRLLKKALNTESFDLEVLVWNTAAVEFYRSVGFKDRLIRMRME, from the coding sequence ATGAAAATCCGTAAAGCGGGACTCGAATCCCTCGCGGTACTCACCCGGATGAACAAGGAACTCCGCGAGGACGAGCATATCGATAACTATATGACCGACGTCGAATTGGCCGAACGGATGCGGGGGTTTCTCTGCGACAACTCAGGGTACGAAGCGTACCTGTTTATCGAGGATAGGGACACGGTGGGATACGCGCTGGTTTTCCTGAACGAGGAGCCTATCTATATCCGGCAGTTCTATGTCTGCCGGAACGCCCGCCGGAGGGGATACGGGACCGAGGGGATACGCCTGCTGAAGAAGGCGCTGAATACCGAAAGTTTCGACCTCGAGGTACTGGTGTGGAACACCGCCGCCGTGGAGTTCTACCGCAGTGTGGGGTTCAAGGACAGGCTCATCCGCATGCGGATGGAGTAA
- a CDS encoding CPBP family intramembrane metalloprotease gives MLAELLQLKYFAILESIVLMTVFLYYGHGRVLVKYFDDNKAYRLHFVAAFVLFFVAPLITLFIYGKNPMDFGLKLGDWRNGLLWVAGGWVVAVIVAITNSPMPDMRKQYPFSKKAMDSPRSFVTFELTYLFLYYTGWEFLFRGFMLFTLAEIDPMLGILVPVIPSVLLHIGHPASETWSAVIAGVVFGYVAWSTGSILYPWLIHAAFGISMDIAIYLRAKGRRTHAA, from the coding sequence ATGTTAGCGGAACTGCTGCAATTAAAATATTTCGCCATCCTCGAAAGCATCGTCCTGATGACTGTCTTCCTTTATTACGGGCACGGCCGTGTGCTGGTAAAATACTTCGACGATAATAAGGCATACCGTCTTCACTTCGTCGCGGCGTTTGTCCTCTTCTTCGTCGCGCCCCTTATCACACTATTCATCTACGGTAAGAATCCTATGGACTTCGGGCTGAAGCTCGGGGATTGGCGGAACGGTCTTCTCTGGGTCGCCGGGGGATGGGTCGTCGCGGTAATCGTCGCGATCACCAATTCGCCGATGCCCGATATGCGGAAGCAGTATCCCTTCTCGAAGAAGGCGATGGATTCGCCGCGCTCGTTCGTCACATTCGAACTGACGTACTTATTCCTTTATTACACCGGATGGGAATTCCTGTTCCGGGGGTTTATGCTGTTCACGCTCGCGGAGATTGACCCGATGCTCGGCATACTCGTCCCGGTAATCCCGTCGGTACTCCTCCATATCGGGCATCCCGCATCGGAAACATGGAGCGCCGTAATCGCGGGAGTGGTATTCGGTTATGTCGCGTGGAGCACCGGATCGATCCTGTACCCGTGGCTGATCCACGCCGCGTTCGGGATATCCATGGATATCGCGATCTACCTCCGCGCGAAAGGACGGAGGACCCATGCGGCTTAA
- a CDS encoding sigma-70 family RNA polymerase sigma factor: MRLNDDIIKHAVADYMHGDKDGALAVFRKETDLYIYNFPRMAYRKNLDFCSDFFLYVTGRLDGILRNYPLDANIQFKTWFNYVLRNQMISYIRYACPGEPTELTVENIDDYPSPDIISTDQADYAELRMGLEKLPPNDRVVIKFYYLPEMIDADDIREACKLFGITVGAALSIQRNMIEANYADIRRIRDVSSKTAEFNAKLSALKHRLYTVKTLDLGEKNSLLEKIARLEVARNKEIRRLELPDRKVFQEFTVLFKNIRLAQYRLSNAKKRLRFEVLKILRSKDEGA, encoded by the coding sequence ATGCGGCTTAACGACGACATTATCAAACATGCTGTCGCGGATTATATGCATGGGGACAAGGACGGCGCGCTCGCGGTGTTCCGTAAGGAAACCGACCTTTATATCTACAACTTCCCGCGTATGGCGTACCGGAAAAACCTTGACTTCTGCTCGGACTTTTTCCTCTATGTGACCGGGCGGCTCGACGGAATCCTGCGGAATTACCCTCTCGACGCGAATATCCAGTTCAAGACGTGGTTCAACTATGTCCTGCGGAACCAGATGATCAGTTATATCCGTTACGCCTGCCCCGGCGAGCCCACCGAACTGACGGTCGAGAATATCGACGATTACCCCAGCCCCGACATTATTTCCACCGATCAGGCGGATTACGCGGAACTCCGAATGGGCCTCGAGAAACTTCCGCCGAATGACCGGGTGGTCATTAAGTTCTACTATCTCCCGGAGATGATCGACGCGGACGATATCCGTGAGGCGTGCAAACTATTCGGGATAACGGTCGGCGCCGCGCTCTCGATCCAGCGGAATATGATCGAGGCGAACTACGCGGACATCCGGCGTATCCGCGACGTATCGTCTAAGACCGCCGAGTTCAACGCGAAGCTGAGCGCGCTCAAGCACCGCCTGTATACGGTCAAAACCCTCGATCTCGGCGAGAAGAACTCGCTCCTCGAAAAAATAGCGCGTCTCGAGGTCGCCCGTAATAAGGAAATCCGCCGTCTCGAACTCCCCGACCGGAAGGTATTCCAGGAATTCACCGTCCTCTTTAAAAATATCCGTCTCGCGCAGTACCGTCTGTCCAACGCGAAAAAGCGGCTGAGGTTCGAGGTGCTGAAAATTCTCCGCAGTAAAGACGAAGGAGCGTAG
- a CDS encoding AAA family ATPase — protein sequence MANYLKSIEISGFKSFPVKSRIELMDGITGIVGPNGCGKSNVVEAIKWVLGEQSAKNMRGEKMEDVIFNGTKERPPMGMAEVNITLNNDSKWLPIEFSEVSVARRIFRSGEGQYYINKSKVRLKDMVELFLDTGVGRDSYAIFEQGKIDRLLSESPIERRFLFEEFAGISKFKFRKEEAERKLENSRQNLERLNDIVIELEKEVESLRTQAEDANKFNTLQTDLKTLDAKFAALRIKNIQKEIDARIADKNELTRKQKELSEVSREREDSMLATDQDIQTREVDFRAYDEQFALMEQEYAAVRSRLESNRERVRSQTEWLSSMENRIKEEMERLTALAGELKQKEQDSLGINVEKDESASVMNDIQRQIDDVFVKIKSLDESILAKSRSLGFDKIITKDDIERQRQEIVALRTRLENYRVTIEEKWEIGRNFENERAEKNSQLEGFSRDIETLKNELDKIIKEIDLSLQKEKEIRESNRTMGEEIRELQVRLKSMDKTIMDSLERQSAELKKFTERKPMLDARLEAALSRITGAIESGAKVDDILAMVSELRSNFTEYGKYYENILGILYSDEGTYTQKENIQNRIEELTGAIVSNEQKLEETRARLRELQGVRSDIQNAYNKNEFETSSLRKEIQKLDEQISNNHSALKFLETQIASHSDMINKKETLIESMITVVEEYERDIQEFRAARSALGEELNSKKVDFARIDEQYKSVRNEMERIRHQMGDIERHRENFENDKKNTFASLEELKNGIAEDSLTVESLGQKIEAGKIEREKKLKQVEQLKMSRKQIEFQIKELNDQNMKIERQMMELENAIGERNGTLQSIAENAFNTYGIDVRGIPVQEGDNIDTIHADIKRLRADIARLGNVNFLAIEQFQDAKERLEFLLTQRGDVEKAMADIQGLIDETNEKSAEQFSRSFEEIRAAFKKIFGRLFDGGKADLVLVDKENVLTSGIDIFAEPPGKKLQSISLLSGGERALVAIAVIFAILYLKPTPFVILDEIDAPLDDDNIERFKNLLADFRQTSQFILVSHSKSTLEVCDVLYGVTMEELGVSKVINVAFDEAQLLFKDDSDTRANPEL from the coding sequence ATGGCAAATTATCTAAAATCCATCGAAATCAGCGGGTTCAAATCGTTCCCGGTCAAATCGCGCATCGAACTGATGGACGGCATCACTGGTATCGTGGGGCCGAACGGATGCGGAAAATCCAATGTGGTCGAGGCTATCAAATGGGTGCTCGGCGAGCAGAGCGCGAAAAATATGCGCGGCGAGAAGATGGAGGACGTCATCTTCAACGGCACCAAGGAACGCCCGCCGATGGGTATGGCCGAAGTCAATATCACCCTCAACAACGATTCGAAATGGCTGCCGATAGAGTTCTCCGAGGTCAGCGTCGCCCGCAGAATATTCCGTTCCGGCGAGGGACAGTACTATATCAACAAGTCGAAGGTGCGTCTCAAGGATATGGTGGAGCTTTTCCTCGACACCGGTGTCGGCCGCGACAGTTATGCCATCTTCGAGCAGGGCAAGATCGACCGCCTGCTGTCCGAAAGCCCCATCGAACGCCGTTTCCTGTTCGAGGAGTTCGCGGGCATATCGAAGTTTAAATTCCGCAAGGAAGAGGCCGAGCGCAAGCTCGAAAACTCCCGCCAGAACCTCGAGCGTCTGAACGATATCGTGATCGAGCTCGAAAAGGAAGTGGAAAGCCTCCGCACTCAGGCCGAGGACGCGAATAAGTTCAACACGCTCCAGACCGACCTGAAGACTCTCGACGCGAAGTTCGCGGCATTGCGTATAAAAAATATCCAGAAAGAGATCGACGCGCGTATCGCCGATAAAAACGAGCTGACCCGGAAGCAGAAGGAATTATCCGAAGTTTCGCGCGAGCGCGAGGACTCGATGCTCGCCACCGATCAGGACATCCAGACCCGCGAGGTGGATTTCCGCGCCTACGACGAGCAATTCGCGCTGATGGAGCAGGAATACGCCGCGGTCAGGTCGCGCCTCGAAAGCAACCGCGAACGTGTCCGTTCCCAGACGGAGTGGCTGTCCAGTATGGAGAACCGCATCAAAGAGGAAATGGAACGCCTGACGGCGCTCGCGGGTGAACTCAAGCAGAAGGAACAGGACTCCCTCGGTATCAATGTCGAGAAGGACGAGTCCGCGTCCGTAATGAACGATATCCAGCGTCAGATCGACGACGTATTCGTCAAGATAAAATCGCTCGACGAGAGCATTCTCGCCAAGTCGCGCTCCCTCGGCTTCGATAAAATTATCACCAAGGACGATATAGAACGCCAGCGTCAGGAGATAGTCGCCCTGCGGACGCGTCTCGAGAACTACCGGGTGACTATCGAGGAAAAATGGGAGATCGGGCGGAATTTCGAGAACGAGCGCGCCGAGAAAAACTCCCAGCTCGAGGGATTCTCGCGCGATATTGAAACACTCAAGAACGAACTCGACAAGATTATCAAAGAAATAGACCTTTCCCTCCAGAAGGAAAAGGAGATCCGCGAGTCCAACCGGACTATGGGCGAGGAAATCCGCGAGCTTCAGGTGCGCCTGAAGTCGATGGACAAGACCATCATGGATTCGCTCGAACGCCAATCCGCCGAACTGAAAAAATTCACCGAGCGGAAACCGATGCTCGACGCGCGCCTCGAGGCGGCGTTATCGCGTATCACCGGGGCTATCGAGTCCGGCGCGAAGGTGGACGATATCCTCGCTATGGTCTCCGAGCTCAGGTCGAACTTCACCGAGTACGGCAAGTACTACGAAAATATCCTCGGCATCCTCTACAGCGACGAGGGCACGTACACCCAGAAGGAAAATATCCAGAACCGTATCGAGGAACTGACCGGCGCGATAGTGTCGAACGAACAGAAGCTCGAAGAGACCCGCGCGCGCCTGCGCGAACTCCAGGGCGTCCGTTCGGATATCCAGAACGCATACAACAAGAACGAGTTCGAGACGTCCTCCCTCCGAAAGGAAATCCAGAAGCTCGACGAACAGATATCGAACAACCATTCAGCGCTCAAATTCCTCGAAACCCAGATCGCGTCCCATTCGGACATGATTAACAAGAAGGAAACCCTCATCGAATCGATGATAACGGTGGTGGAGGAGTACGAACGGGATATTCAGGAATTCCGCGCGGCCAGAAGCGCGCTCGGCGAGGAACTGAACAGCAAGAAGGTGGATTTCGCGCGTATCGACGAGCAGTATAAATCCGTGCGTAACGAGATGGAGCGTATCCGTCACCAGATGGGGGATATCGAACGTCACCGCGAGAATTTCGAGAACGACAAGAAGAACACGTTCGCCTCCCTCGAGGAGCTCAAGAACGGTATCGCCGAGGATTCTCTGACAGTGGAAAGTCTCGGACAGAAGATCGAGGCCGGGAAAATCGAACGCGAGAAGAAGCTCAAGCAGGTCGAACAACTGAAAATGTCCCGCAAGCAGATAGAGTTCCAGATCAAGGAATTGAACGACCAGAATATGAAGATCGAGCGCCAGATGATGGAGCTCGAAAACGCGATCGGCGAACGTAACGGGACATTACAGAGTATCGCGGAGAACGCGTTCAATACCTACGGTATCGACGTGCGCGGTATCCCGGTGCAGGAGGGCGACAATATCGACACTATCCATGCCGATATCAAGCGTCTCCGCGCGGACATCGCCCGCCTCGGCAACGTCAACTTCCTCGCTATCGAGCAGTTCCAGGACGCGAAGGAGCGCCTCGAGTTCCTTCTCACCCAGCGCGGGGATGTGGAGAAGGCGATGGCCGACATCCAGGGGCTGATCGACGAGACCAACGAGAAATCCGCCGAGCAGTTCAGCCGTTCGTTCGAGGAAATCCGCGCGGCGTTCAAGAAAATCTTCGGGCGGCTTTTCGACGGCGGTAAGGCCGACCTCGTCCTGGTCGATAAGGAAAACGTCCTCACATCGGGTATCGATATATTCGCGGAACCGCCGGGAAAGAAACTCCAGAGTATCTCTCTCCTGTCGGGCGGAGAACGCGCGCTGGTGGCGATCGCGGTCATTTTCGCGATCCTCTATCTCAAGCCCACCCCGTTCGTGATCCTCGACGAGATCGACGCGCCGCTGGACGACGACAATATCGAGCGCTTCAAGAACCTGCTCGCCGATTTCAGGCAGACCAGCCAGTTCATCCTCGTATCGCACTCGAAGTCCACACTCGAGGTGTGCGACGTGCTCTACGGGGTCACAATGGAGGAACTCGGCGTATCGAAGGTCATCAACGTCGCGTTCGACGAGGCACAGCTCCTGTTCAAGGACGACTCCGATACGCGCGCGAACCCGGAACTGTAG